One Trichoderma atroviride chromosome 7, complete sequence DNA segment encodes these proteins:
- a CDS encoding uncharacterized protein (EggNog:ENOG41), with the protein MSSAQAAQPTEADKPGSPRIDGRVTESNAEHPQLNPYSCLSCRRKKKKCDRLYPCINCRKDGTNCLFVPRRPSTRPKTAHGMLERLQHLEGVIGILRDNYSQGATHQSPKTTEACVNAITAGGETTHPSDSTRGRTTQDDAVAELGTELGRLAVGDGRSRYISSSFWASLDEEVDDLKSLLMDIPDDSKMWKTPNSLDFGTTNQSFIFGGRAHRQSLSGLHPSPQHALLYWRLFKTNCDRLIKVLHIPTTEPIILHAVQQTTRVPEGLEALIFSIYFSAIESLSEDECWEAFGSPKGDLIDTYKFATEQALARAKFLETDELIVLQALVIFLMSLRNHCSIRLMWSLTALAVRLAQNAGIHRDGTHFNLSPFTVEMRRRLWWSICVLDSRACEDSGHDATLPHGGADTLIPLNINDSDMAVHMKEAPRPRTGLTEMSFSLVRFEATSLFRRLQYTSTSSLGQNDEDQDLAEKMNQISETQTRLHDLYLKYCDLSDPFSWYIHTIAQIVFTKMQLVAHHPSLRRAGYTELPKETQEYLFTSSIMILEYWLALNTEKKTKKWRWLCETYIQWYALAFLLSALCVRPESEEVERAWNAVDATLQLGLKLSNIAQKRTGINPNGVSDIDEIFCDAYKPLRRLIKKARAARSRTSPSKGNAAQPSQAGLINIAPQEGLGTEIEGVEGNSLIIENFSDASLLDGFSSSGFSVPQEIPDLYYPWVYNFEFPDESYHTSSGIN; encoded by the exons ATGAGTTCCGCACAGGCTGCCCAGCCCACTGAAGCTGATAAGCCAGGTTCCCCGCGAATCGATGGCCGAGTAACCGAATCGAATGCTGAGCACCCACAATTGAATCCGTACTCGTGCCTGTCTTGTcggagaaagaagaagaaatgcgaTAGATTGTACCCTTGTATCAATTGTCGCAAAGATGGTACTAATTGTTTGTTTGTGCCGAGGCGGCCTTCCACTCGACCAAAGACCGCTCATGGTATGCTTGAGAGGCTTCAACATCTGGAGGGAGTTATTGGAATCTTACGGGACAATTACAGTCAAGGAGCAACACACCAATCTCCTAAGACTACAGAAGCTTGCGTCAATGCAATTACAGCAGGGGGTGAGACTACCCATCCATCTGATTCGACCAGAGGCCGAACAACACAAGACGATGCGGTTGCCGAATTAGGGACAGAGCTTGGCAGGCTGGCAGTCGGAGATGGACGCAGCAGATATATCAGCAGCAGTTTCTGGGCAAGTCTAGACGAAGAG GTCGACGACCTCAAGAGTTTATTGATGGATATACCGGACGATTCCAAGATGTGGAAGACACCTAATTCTTTGGATTTTGGAACTACCAATCaaagttttatatttggGGGCCGTGCTCATCGACAGTCCTTATCTGGCTTGCATCCGTCACCGCAGCATGCACTTCTGTATTGGCGTCTATTCAAGACAAATTGCGACCGCTTGATTAAAGTTCTGCATATTCCTACGACCGAGCCGATAATTCTTCACGCCGTGCAACAAACTACTCGCGTACCGGAAGGGTTGGAAGCACTGATATTCTCCATCTATTTTTCTGCCATAGAGAGCCTTTCGGAAGATGAGTGCTGGGAAGCCTTTGGCAGTCCCAAGGGCGATCTCATCGATACTTATAAATTTGCAACAGAACAAGCTTTGGCGCGAGCCAAATTCCTCGAAACTGACGAATTGATTGTATTGCAGGCTCTCGTCATATTTCTGATGAGTCTACGGAATCATTGCAGCATCCGACTCATGTGGAGTCTCACTGCTCTGGCAGTTCGTCTTGCCCAGAATGCTGGCATTCACCGCGACGGCACTCATTTCAATCTGTCTCCATTTACGGTGGAAATGAGGCGAAGGCTGTGGTGGAGCATATGTGTTCTGGATTCCCGTGCCTGTGAAGACTCTGGCCACGATGCTACGCTTCCTCATGGTGGCGCTGATACTTTGATACCGCTCAACATTAACGATTCAGATATGGCTGTGCATATGAAGGAGGCTCCTCGGCCCAGAACTGGTCTGACAGAAATGAGTTTCAGTCTTGTTCGATTTGAAGCAACATCATTATTTCGACGACTGCAGTACACTTCAACTAGTTCCTTAGGGCAAAATGATGAAGACCAAGATCTAGCAGAAAAGATGAATCAGATTTCTGAAACCCAAACACGACTTCACGATCTTTACTTGAAATACTGCGATCTATCAGATCCTTTCTCCTGGTATATTCATACCATTGCGCAAATCGTCTTCACAAAAATGCAACTTGTTGCgcatcatccatctttgcGTCGTGCTGGCTACACAGAGCTGCCCAAGGAGACACAAGAATATTTATTCACTTCCTCTATCATGATTCTCGAATACTGGCTAGCTTTGAacacagaaaagaagactaAGAAATGGAGATGGCTATGCGAGACATATATTCAATGGTATGCACTTGCGTTTCTGCTTTCTGCTTTATGTGTTCGGCCGGAGAGTGAAGAAGTAGAGAGGGCGTGGAATGCGGTTGATGCCACTCTCCAACTGGGTCTCAAGCTCTCAAATATTGCCCAAAAGAGAACCGGTATCAATCCAAATGGCGTGTCAGATATTGACGAAATATTTTGCGATGCATATAAGCCATTGCGGAGGCTGATTAAAAAAGCCCGTGCAGCTCGATCTCGGACCTCTCCGAGCAAGGGAAATGCTGCTCAGCCGTCTCAGGCAGgattaataaatatagcACCACAAGAAGGGCTGGGAACAGAAATTGAAGGGGTTGAAGGCAATAGCTTGATAATTGAGAATTTCTCTGACGCATCGCTActtgatggcttcagttCATCGGGGTTTTCGGTGCCTCAAGAAATACCGGACCTATATTACCCTTGGGTCTATAACTTCGAATTTCCCGACGAAAGCTATCATACTAGCTCAGGcataaattaa